The nucleotide sequence GTTATATCTAACAATAGACCAGAACCATATAGAGTAAAGATAAGTGTTGGTTCATTTAGAAATTTGATCTGTATTCCATACTTATTAAAAGGTGAGAAGCTTGGAAACATGCCATCTGTTTATTGGAGTTTGAATTACTGGCCTGTGGAGGCTGATAGATAAATGTCAACAATTGCACCAGAGTTTAGATTAAGTAGATTCATTGCTTCTCTAACTGATATTATATTTTGGATTCTTCTAATTTTCTCGATTGTTGGATTACCACTTGTTTTCATTATACTTTTTTACATTAAACTACCAGTAATCAACGGTCAACTTCTTACACCGTATCTTGCACTGACTTGGATGGCTAATCCTGCAAATACGGTCCCTATTATAAAATCATTAATTCATACAGAATTTTTCAGAATTATTGCTTTTCCTGGATTTGGATTTGCAGCTCTTCTTGCAGCAGCAACAATTTTCGTTGAAAGGAAATTTCTTGCAAAAATACAGCTTCGAGTAGGACCGCTTTATTGTGGGAAGATTGAAGGAATCTTACAACTCATGGGTGATGGATTAAAATTAATTTCAAAAGAAATAATCATTCCTGCAAAAGCAGACAAGCCTATCTTCTGGGTTGCACCATTGCTTTTTGTAGGAACCGCTGCCGCATTTGCGTCTCTAATTCCTGTTGCATCAGGTTGGGTTGTATCAAATCCCAATGTAGGATTATTGGCAGTTTTTGCGACAATTGGATTCTTTCCTATAATTACAGTGCTTTCATCATGGTCTGCAAATAGCAAGTGGCCGTTTATTGGTGGAATAAGGGCACTGCACCA is from Nitrosopumilaceae archaeon and encodes:
- a CDS encoding complex I subunit 1 family protein, yielding MSTIAPEFRLSRFIASLTDIIFWILLIFSIVGLPLVFIILFYIKLPVINGQLLTPYLALTWMANPANTVPIIKSLIHTEFFRIIAFPGFGFAALLAAATIFVERKFLAKIQLRVGPLYCGKIEGILQLMGDGLKLISKEIIIPAKADKPIFWVAPLLFVGTAAAFASLIPVASGWVVSNPNVGLLAVFATIGFFPIITVLSSWSANSKWPFIGGIRALHQMISFEIPLILSLLGIVILTGTLNLTEIVESQQHYWWIVFMPIGAIVFFTTILAELERIPFDLPEAESEIVAGWLTEFSGMMYGLIQLGTYLKLYAFAGLFTVLFLGGWNGPMIWPPFPADIITNGITIGPVTAHIAGLPLFDQDMLNGTLWFVIKTVGVILVILLPRGVFPRIRIDLLLHTGWYKLIGLAFINIFIALGLLYAGVLGHGGLIQ